A single Sporosarcina sp. FSL W8-0480 DNA region contains:
- a CDS encoding glycerol-3-phosphate dehydrogenase/oxidase, translated as MKSFSFKGRQELLSGIENEHYDVIIIGGGITGTGIALDCVTRGLKTLLVEMQDFAAGTSSRSTKLVHGGLRYLKQFEVGMVAEVGKEREVVYRNAPHVTHPEWMLLPIYRKGTFGKYSTSLGLKVYDFLAGVKRNERRKMLTREESLRKEPLLKKKDLLGAGYYVEYRTDDARLTIEVAKTAYANGVDLLNYVKAESFKYDAKGKVAGLYIRDVLDEEQYLVMGKKIINATGPWVENVIEQDRKIEGKSLFHSKGVHIVIDSSKFPLRQAVYFDTPDGRMVFAIPRNGKTYVGTTDTEYHGDLVNPEITVEDKEYILKSIAFMFPDLQIGMQDVESAWAGVRPLIRQEGKGPSEISRKDEIWTSETGLITIAGGKLTGYRKMAETVTDMICEQLKQEGKKCTGSVTKQMKLSGGNFENPEDYGRFINDRAQAVAAETGISLRDATSILSTYGTNTDSVLKYAGKELQETNLPLSIKLTLHYAIEEEMAISPADYFIRRTGAVLFDIDWVNKWKYEVVAYMAILMKWSVEETKKHMDDLNRRIEEIQ; from the coding sequence ATGAAATCATTTTCATTTAAAGGCAGACAAGAATTATTAAGTGGGATTGAAAACGAGCATTATGACGTGATTATTATCGGGGGCGGAATTACTGGAACGGGTATTGCCCTTGACTGTGTAACAAGGGGTTTGAAGACGCTTTTAGTTGAAATGCAAGACTTTGCGGCTGGGACATCAAGTCGCTCCACGAAACTTGTCCACGGTGGACTTCGTTATTTGAAGCAATTTGAAGTGGGCATGGTTGCAGAAGTTGGGAAAGAAAGGGAAGTCGTCTATCGAAATGCACCGCATGTCACTCACCCGGAATGGATGCTGCTGCCGATCTACCGTAAAGGAACATTCGGGAAGTATTCCACGTCGCTTGGTTTGAAAGTCTATGATTTCTTAGCAGGAGTGAAGAGAAACGAGCGTCGTAAAATGCTGACAAGGGAAGAGAGTTTACGGAAGGAACCTTTATTAAAAAAGAAAGATCTTTTGGGTGCAGGCTATTACGTTGAATACCGGACAGATGACGCCCGGTTGACAATTGAAGTGGCGAAAACGGCATATGCAAATGGCGTCGACTTGCTGAACTATGTGAAGGCGGAGTCATTCAAATATGACGCGAAAGGCAAGGTTGCAGGATTATATATCCGTGATGTATTAGATGAAGAGCAGTATCTTGTCATGGGCAAAAAGATTATTAACGCCACTGGACCGTGGGTCGAAAATGTCATCGAGCAAGACAGGAAAATCGAAGGGAAAAGCCTCTTCCATTCAAAAGGTGTTCATATCGTCATCGACAGTTCCAAGTTCCCGTTACGCCAAGCGGTCTATTTCGACACACCGGATGGCCGAATGGTGTTCGCGATTCCAAGGAATGGGAAAACATATGTAGGAACGACAGATACCGAGTATCATGGTGATTTGGTGAATCCTGAAATCACAGTGGAAGACAAAGAGTATATATTGAAAAGCATTGCATTCATGTTTCCAGACTTGCAAATTGGCATGCAAGATGTCGAATCCGCATGGGCAGGGGTGCGACCGTTAATCCGTCAAGAAGGGAAGGGGCCATCGGAAATTTCGCGAAAAGATGAAATCTGGACTTCCGAAACAGGCCTAATCACAATCGCAGGCGGAAAATTGACCGGCTACAGAAAAATGGCCGAAACCGTCACAGACATGATTTGCGAACAATTAAAACAAGAAGGTAAGAAGTGTACAGGGTCTGTTACAAAGCAAATGAAGTTATCAGGAGGAAATTTCGAAAATCCTGAAGACTATGGGCGCTTCATAAACGACAGAGCTCAGGCAGTTGCCGCAGAAACAGGCATTTCACTGCGCGACGCAACAAGCATCCTATCAACATACGGTACAAACACTGATTCAGTATTGAAATACGCAGGCAAGGAATTACAAGAAACCAACCTGCCGCTGTCGATTAAGTTAACCCTCCACTATGCAATTGAAGAAGAAATGGCCATCAGCCCAGCCGACTACTTCATCAGAAGAACCGGCGCAGTCCTATTCGACATCGACTGGGTGAATAAATGGAAATATGAAGTCGTTGCGTA
- a CDS encoding glycerol-3-phosphate responsive antiterminator produces the protein MKLVDMVESQMIASVKNEEDLQHALTSNVNIVFLLTGNLMTIANYIQQLRKADKHVFLHLDFIDGISNSRNALSYVAEYWKPTGIITTKSHIVKTANELGLKTIQRIFLIDRAAIKKGIEMVKSCQPDAVEILPGIIPKVIDQLSRELDYPIIAGGLITDLSEVHEALQAGALAVSSGDPEMWKFDL, from the coding sequence TTGAAATTAGTTGACATGGTGGAATCCCAGATGATTGCGTCCGTAAAGAATGAAGAAGATTTACAACACGCACTTACATCCAATGTCAATATTGTCTTTCTTCTAACCGGGAATCTAATGACCATTGCCAACTATATTCAACAGTTGCGCAAGGCCGATAAACATGTATTCCTTCATTTGGACTTCATCGATGGCATCTCCAATTCCCGAAATGCGCTCAGTTATGTTGCAGAATATTGGAAGCCGACAGGGATCATTACTACTAAAAGCCATATCGTCAAAACTGCAAATGAGTTGGGGCTGAAAACGATTCAGCGAATCTTCCTGATCGATCGCGCCGCCATTAAGAAAGGGATTGAAATGGTCAAGTCCTGCCAACCGGATGCAGTTGAAATTCTGCCTGGCATTATCCCGAAAGTGATCGATCAACTTTCAAGGGAACTTGACTACCCCATCATTGCAGGTGGTTTGATCACAGACCTTTCAGAAGTTCATGAAGCTCTTCAAGCCGGTGCGTTAGCCGTTTCATCGGGTGATCCGGAAATGTGGAAATTTGATTTATAA
- a CDS encoding HAD-IIA family hydrolase, whose product MSVLKGFIFDLDGTIYLDDHIIEGAAEGVKALKERGDKVVFLTNKSIASRKDYVVKLNALGIEVELDEVINSNYITAHYLKTVMKTDDSVYVIGEGPLFDELASENIKLAENPVSASHVVLGWDREFNYEKLNNAFQAWRNGAEIIATNPDRTCPVKDGEIPDCGAMIGALEGATGEPVKMITGKPSLLMAEYVLKNVLGMEAGQCYMVGDRLETDIKMANDAGIHSVLVMSGITNEEMLKSSVHRPEYVLESVKDIATL is encoded by the coding sequence GTGAGTGTTTTGAAAGGTTTTATCTTTGACTTGGACGGAACAATTTATCTCGACGACCATATAATAGAGGGTGCTGCAGAAGGTGTTAAAGCCCTTAAAGAACGCGGGGATAAAGTCGTTTTCTTGACGAATAAATCGATTGCAAGCCGTAAAGATTATGTTGTTAAATTAAATGCGTTAGGAATTGAAGTCGAACTTGACGAGGTCATTAATTCCAATTATATTACGGCACATTACTTGAAAACAGTTATGAAAACCGATGACTCGGTTTACGTCATCGGTGAGGGGCCTTTATTCGACGAGTTGGCGAGTGAAAACATAAAGTTAGCGGAAAATCCCGTTAGCGCATCTCATGTTGTATTAGGTTGGGATCGCGAATTCAATTATGAGAAATTGAACAATGCGTTTCAGGCTTGGCGAAATGGCGCGGAAATCATTGCAACGAATCCTGATCGGACTTGTCCAGTCAAAGACGGAGAAATCCCTGATTGCGGCGCAATGATTGGCGCGCTTGAAGGGGCGACCGGTGAACCGGTGAAGATGATCACTGGAAAGCCTTCGCTATTAATGGCCGAATATGTCTTGAAAAATGTATTAGGCATGGAAGCCGGTCAATGTTATATGGTCGGTGACCGTCTGGAAACGGATATTAAAATGGCGAATGACGCGGGAATCCATTCCGTCCTAGTCATGTCAGGCATTACGAACGAAGAGATGTTGAAGTCGAGTGTTCATCGACCGGAATATGTACTTGAAAGTGTGAAGGATATCGCGACTTTATAA
- a CDS encoding iron ABC transporter permease: MNRLKNSLNGLTVVKVLIFLFFGLFMLLPLLSVFVVSFTGEPTNLLGAITDPAIFNSTLEKFKNISLDNYKRIFSNAGYATALKNSLVLAFTVTIIIILVCIPLAYGIARTKMPFKKTISALCMIPLIVPTFISAYAFIIMFGRAGWVTQIYNALGGEGMLLNPYSMAGVVAVQVFFFFPYALWPLVAAFKVSDVSLEEASQNLGAKNWFTFIFVTFPLALPGVISSALLIFTVSFSDFGSPIVLAPKELNLLVVEAYREISGFFNWGGAAILTVVMVIVAAFFFYLQHLFTKGKNYGSVSGKPKQQKLIENKLLTRVLSGYSLFIVLIPLLAMLSVALQSVATTWGKDLLPSGYTLNHYKMIFSTSMGNIQNSIMLATGALILSVIVATFVSYFVVRQNSAKLDFIASIPLVVPGIAFGIALIQTFNTAPLQLTGTAVLLIIAYTIRRLPYMVRSTMGSMRAIKADIEEAAVNLGATPLTAAITIVGPLMLPGIAAGSVLVFITVIKEASVSILLAPPEWAPMSLAIFQNILRAEYYSAAAMSVILVALVLILQGIANLIGKKSQL; the protein is encoded by the coding sequence ATGAATCGTTTAAAAAACAGCTTAAATGGATTAACGGTAGTAAAAGTACTCATCTTTTTATTCTTTGGTTTATTCATGTTACTCCCGCTCCTCTCGGTTTTTGTCGTCAGTTTTACAGGTGAACCGACGAATCTATTAGGTGCTATTACCGATCCGGCGATTTTCAATTCAACACTGGAAAAGTTCAAGAACATTTCGTTGGATAACTATAAACGGATCTTTTCGAACGCTGGATATGCAACTGCGTTGAAAAATAGCCTTGTGTTGGCGTTTACCGTTACCATCATCATTATCCTCGTCTGTATACCCCTTGCATATGGGATTGCAAGGACGAAAATGCCTTTTAAGAAGACGATATCCGCATTATGTATGATTCCGTTGATTGTACCAACTTTCATTTCTGCATATGCATTTATCATCATGTTTGGTCGGGCTGGATGGGTAACACAAATCTACAATGCGCTTGGCGGGGAAGGGATGTTGCTGAATCCTTATTCCATGGCGGGTGTTGTTGCGGTACAGGTATTCTTCTTTTTCCCTTATGCATTATGGCCATTAGTGGCGGCGTTTAAAGTGAGCGACGTTAGTTTGGAAGAGGCATCTCAGAACTTGGGCGCGAAAAACTGGTTCACATTTATATTCGTCACGTTTCCACTTGCATTACCGGGAGTCATCTCGAGTGCGTTGCTAATATTCACAGTAAGCTTCTCGGATTTCGGAAGTCCAATCGTACTTGCCCCAAAAGAATTAAATCTGTTGGTCGTTGAAGCCTATCGGGAAATATCCGGATTCTTTAACTGGGGCGGGGCAGCGATCCTTACTGTTGTCATGGTAATCGTTGCAGCATTCTTCTTCTATTTGCAACATCTATTCACGAAGGGGAAAAACTACGGCTCCGTTTCCGGTAAACCGAAGCAACAGAAGTTGATTGAGAATAAATTATTGACACGCGTATTGTCAGGCTACTCCCTGTTCATCGTGCTGATTCCACTACTTGCAATGCTTTCTGTGGCACTTCAGTCCGTTGCAACTACTTGGGGGAAAGATCTGTTGCCAAGTGGATATACATTGAACCACTATAAAATGATCTTCTCTACATCGATGGGGAACATCCAAAACAGTATCATGCTTGCGACAGGCGCATTAATTTTAAGCGTAATCGTAGCGACATTTGTATCGTATTTCGTTGTACGTCAAAATTCGGCGAAGTTGGATTTCATCGCTTCCATTCCGTTAGTCGTGCCAGGAATCGCTTTCGGTATCGCGTTGATCCAAACATTTAACACGGCACCACTTCAATTGACTGGAACTGCTGTACTTTTAATCATCGCTTATACGATTCGCCGACTCCCTTATATGGTCCGTTCGACAATGGGATCGATGCGGGCGATTAAGGCGGATATCGAAGAGGCAGCGGTGAATCTTGGAGCTACTCCATTGACAGCGGCAATTACAATTGTAGGACCGCTAATGTTACCAGGGATTGCTGCCGGATCCGTACTTGTTTTCATCACAGTAATCAAAGAGGCGAGCGTTTCGATCTTGCTTGCACCACCTGAATGGGCTCCAATGAGTTTGGCGATTTTCCAAAACATCCTGCGGGCAGAATATTATTCGGCGGCAGCAATGTCGGTCATACTTGTTGCATTGGTGTTGATCTTGCAAGGGATTGCGAACTTGATCGGTAAAAAGTCACAGCTTTAA